DNA from Elaeis guineensis isolate ETL-2024a chromosome 2, EG11, whole genome shotgun sequence:
GGTCGGGaaacttttttaaattttcaagtaaTTGGGTTTTCTGAAATTCTTCATGTTTTTAGAGCCTGAAACGTAGTTAAGACTCCATGCCTTCTAGGATGTACTTTGATATATGTGTGTTTTTGACGTTCTGAGAACTTTCTTATGTTTTGAAGATGCAGGATAACATAGTTTTTTGTTCATTAGTTTTAGTCATGCCAATTTAATGATTCAAAATACTGAATTAGGAATTATAGCTCTTTAATCTAGCACTATATGAGCCTTTCAAACAGTGTATAGAAACTGAACATATACTCATTCTAGACAATGCAGAGGCTGCTTCTGACTGCTGCTGCAACCTGTACACACTATGCTGTGGCATCTCAGTTAGAATTCAAATCTCACTTACATACCCCGTTAATGACCTTTCGGACTGGAAGTCTTGAAAGTCCTTGTCTCTTGAAGGGTAGATATCCAATTCAATGATCTTGTCTAACCAAATGCCTTTTTTCTGAGCCATTAGAATGAGGAGATTTTAGTATGTCAGCAAGTGGAAGTGTGTTTTTTATTTCATAGATGTCTATGAAGGGGTCGATCAAATGAATGACTGATACATCAACTATGGAGAGCATGTCAGTGTATATTCTGTAATATGTAGTGTATTGTTGAAGAAATTGTTTACATATCTTATTTTGGCCATTTGTTCAACTGGTGCAGGTGACTACTACCTCAAACCATATGTGACCTCAGAACCAGAGGTCACCGTGACCAATCGAACAGGAAAAGACGAGTTCCTCATACTGGCTAGTGATGGGTTGTGGGATGTTGTGTCTAATGAAGTGGCATGTAGGATCACAAGACAATGTCTGAGTGGTCGGACTGCAAGAATGTTCCCTGAGGCGGTTACCGGGCGTTCTGCTGCTGAGGCTGCTGCTTTGTTGGCCGAGCTTGCAATCTCTCGGGGTAGCAAAGACAACATAAGTGCTGTGGTGGTAGACTTGAAAAGATGGAGATGGTAGTACCAATTTATGCTCTTCACATCCCTGGTCCCCTGATTCGTTAGAGTTGGCCGTTGGGGTATCGGGCATTTGTGCGCAAGATGGGGGCAGGACTACAGAAGCAGCATCAAGCCATGGTAAATGCTACggacaggtgaaaaaatctctGACGTCAAATCCCAGGAAATGTGGGTGCTTGTTTTCCCAAGAAATGTCAATCATGCAGGTGTACTACTTTTCTGATGATGTAAGAGATGTTCCCTCCTTGTTTATATTGCAGGCGTTTTTAATCCCCTTACCGTCCTACACCCCTCTTCACATCATATCCTTCTAAACCGGAAGGTGCAAAACGCACAAACTGATCAAATATTATATCTAAGCATGTCCGGCCACCTCAAGCCTGACATGAACCATGAACCTCGGACACGCAAAAACACCGCCCCATTCTGTAAGGGGCACAAAACATTTACATCAATCACATATAACCCTCATACCGGTAACGGGGTGCCTGTTCGGCTATTGACTCGGGAAGAAATGAAGTACATGAATTGAAAGCGAGAATGCATATAACAAACATCGTCTCCATCATTGCTCGTAAGATTTCAGATACAAACAATATCCTGACTACCCTTTGTGACAGATGAAACCAGCTCGGACAAAGCGATGAACTGAGAGCTAAAGCACTTTCTTCACCTGGAAAACTGAATCGTTGCACCCAAAAATCGAACTTAAGGTACCCCGGGACCTAACTCTTATTAAGGAACCCAATAACTAATGTCATAAGAGTTATACGGACGCTCAATGGCTAACACATCAAGTCCCACCGGCTAAGCTCATTTTCGTTAGTTTATCCTCATGAATAGGTATTTTCCTAATAATGCATAATGCCTCATCTTAAAGCTGCTGCATGCTTTACTAAATAAACGTATCGACCTAGCTGGTGATCTTGTAAAAGTCAAGATTATCCCAGATTTATAGGATTTTCCAGCCACCATAACACtgaataataatctttcaaaactgCGGTTAAGTTTGGTCCAATGCCTTCTGTGATATGCCAGGTGTTGACTTGTTGCTTGATATAAACTAATCCCCAACAAGAAGTGAAGATTTCGGGTTGCTTCATAAAGGAAACAAAACGACATGCAATAACTTCTAAAGGTAAAAATTTAAGTTCCGCATTTGTAATGAGAAGACTGCAGAAACAGTAAATGGTCCTGGTATTAAACATCATTTTTGACATGTTAAAAGAAAAACCTCTAAATTCAGATGTCACTAACTCAGCTGCCAGGCTGCCTTCAGTCACACCAAATCATCATACCTAAACATGAAAGAAAGGGTATTAGAATCCTAGCCATTGCAACTATTTGGCATTACAAGAATGAGAACTATAAGGCACTGATACCTTATGAGTATGGCGGGAATTTCTTATACATGAACAGAAACAGAAATAAAGCTTTGGACACCTTTTATTCTAAAGAGAAACTAACCAGATACACTTGTATGTTTCCATGATTTGGATACGTTATATTTTAAAGAAAAGATCTGTACTATTCCACTTCTCATTCAACCTTCCCCACAGCCAGTTTTTGTGACAAAAAATATAAGGAACATTTTGGAGCattctaaaaaaaaatgaaagagagcatcATAAACATATAAAAGCAATAatattatcaatatatatatattaagctgCAAAAGAGTTAAAATATTGCCATATAAGTTGCAGTTTACTATACATTCCGAAGCCATGGTCCCTGGAAATGGAAATCTACCATCATACCTAAGTGTTTGAATTGACAACAGGATCCAGAAACCAAGGTTACGAGGGCGTTTGCCATAAATTCCCATTCCGATGCAATATAGCATTGATCTAATAggaactctaaaatatttagtacCAAATCCCTAAGCCTTTATCAACTACAGTAACCGGCACCCTCAATGGGAACAACTTAATATTTCATTTCTTTTGTGTGCGTATACGTTTGGTGCCAAGGATCAGATGCATCAAACCCTAAAAAGAACATGTTAATAAATAAGGCACCAACCATGTATTATTTGAAAAAAGGTTACCTAGATTAATACACTTAACCAATAAACGTATGACCAGACTATATCCAGAACCAACCAAGTATATCAAATTCTTGATAACATCTTTATGGACATATTCACAATAAATAGAAAACTAAATGAATAGTACATAATTAACAATTATACAATCAGCCCAACAAAATAGCATAGCAAAGACCAGCTCCAAACCTTAGCAAAAGAGGGCAATTAAGAAATCAAAATGAACGTTCAAGCACCAAGAAGTAATGAAAATAATCACCACAGCCACCTAAACAGCAACTTGACGTAGATGTAGCAAATCTTAAACAATcgaaaaagtctcatcaaaagctAATCATCAAACAGGACAAACAGAAATAGCATCAAACCAGTAATAATATTCAAATAAGTAAGTTTTCAAAAGTGAGGAAATCGACTGCGATTAAAACCTAACCTTATATGTTGCTCGGGTACATGAAAACTCGAACCTTCCCACCCTGCAATCAGATAACAAAAACACAGAGCAAAACATAATCATGCTTTCAAACAGCCTTCGATCCATCAAAGAcggggaagaaaaaaaaacaaaggccTCGATCGGATTCAAACCATGGACTTGGGCGGAAGGTTGGACTTGAACTTGGCGCGAACAACACCGCTGTTCCCGTGGGGGCGTGTAACCTTGCCCCAGATGCACCGGTACCGGCTCCCGTCCGACTTGGTCTTGGCCTTGTAGATATACGCCATCCTCTTGCCGCAGTACCAGGCGACCTCCTCTTTGGTGTTCACCCCCTCGATCTGGATCAGCGACGTGTTCTCATACTGGTtcgacttcgatctgatcaaaatcccatcaaaaaaatgaagaaaaaagagaaaaaactcGGGGGAATAAGCGAAATTGGGCCAGTGAACGGAATCTTGCTCACCTCTTGTATCCAAGGATCGTTCCCCGAACATACAGCCTGAAAGAGAGACAGAAGAAGATTAGGAGGTGCTGAGGCGATGTGAACAAGAGAGAGGGACAGGGAGAAGTAGAGGAGAAGAGCAGAGGATAGAGATCTCGGACCTGACGCGCTCGCCTTGCCTGCCCTTCACCATTTCTGCCGACGGCGACGGGGTTTTCCGGGGAGCGCAGCGCCGCTGGTGTCGAGTGGGAGAAACCCTAGCCGACGGTTGGGAATGGGGTTTATGCACGCCTCGAGTCCGGAGGACCGGAGCGCATCAACAGCCTCTTGGATCGGAGGGTCATCATCGCATCAGAGGAACAACCGAATTTCGAAGCGCCTGTTTGTTtctcgaaaaattttttggcgCAGAAAATCCAACACGGAGTACACTGCTTTATATAACAcgtatttttgaatatatatttaatatttataattttattttttttatttaaaaattttgaatgataaaaatatttttatttttttaaaaaaattataatattttatatctatattaaaattttatgaaaatatgaaatCCATAATTTTGAtgtagaatgttataatttttttaaaatataaaaatatttttatcattcaaaattttaaataaaaaaatagaactgcaaatactaaatgtgcattgaaaaatagttgaacaaaaatatcacttctatattatgacatcttaatccatattatgacattctgtatgtacgaagtcataatttgatgcagaatgttataatatgccacaagatgttataattttctaTATCATATTATaacatatgttgggtataaaatatcccccagccgaagttcgtgatgggagtgaccctccggggatctaactgactttcgacctccgacaacgtctcttcaaacctcccagacggccgagcctccgccacactcccaagttttgtcgacgagcaggaccccaCCAGcaccgatcggattcttcacgacgtccggactcctacgggagccggacttccgttttctactccgactgcaggcagacttcgtccggactcctacgtgagccggactccgtcttctattttcGACTACAAGAAgacctcatccgagcttctacaggtgccggacttcgcttccgactccagctaccgactccaaccgaacttcggccgacaagtctggaccccctggcaggccacagtaacggacagcactgctccactctctgcggcggatcctacgcagctccatcactccctggcaggccacaataatagccacagttctgctccactccctgcggcggaccctacgcagctccattactccctggcagaccgtacTAACagccacgattttgctccactccctggcgagtcacgacaacggacgccgctccactccccgcaactgattccacgtggcgagccatgatgacagccacgactccacccaattactcttcataataaactcctcctgaccatgggcagcccactgccagacggttacaaacatcactatcagtctgttgctccctccacctataaaaaggggaccccagatacgttattctctaagctctcattttctacctaaaaactctgctaaaattttcgttcgagcactccattcttgttgaggcagagaactgacttgagcatcggagggtcttgccggagcaaccccacctccggtttagacttcttttgcaggttccggcggcgaccgcgactcccttgactccagcttctccggcgcaagcggatttttgcaccaacaggattggcgctagaggaagggggtgtgtcttcgcagtacccttgttcttaaaggagcgctcaacggaaccgcctctggtcatcttctccgacatccgctcctccttcccccactggatcctcgcccgatgacttctcgcgaagcgtccgcacggcgacccacggcctccatggccagatctcaggatccgacctcgcctctggtttcccaggccccacatcctccggcaatggtcgccggcatggagtggtcggacaattggcccccgacggatttcgccaataccatctcgggaggatctcggcaggaagcaaccaacgtactggccgtaccccccaagcgacaaaagattaagaagcccataacctttactgaagaagatgctcagggagttcaattccctcataacgacgtggtCGTAGTTTTCttaaatatagcaaattacgatgtccgccgcattctcgtcgacaatgaaagttcggccgatattttgttctacgacgccttctcaagaatgtctatccttgatggccatttgaggccgattagctcccctctagtagggtttaccgacgatgctgttccggtggagggaatgataactttgattgtggccgcaggtcgatatccaaggcaatccaaggCTATGGTGAATTTCctagtggtgaaggcgccgtcagcctacaacgcaatcctcggccgacctggcctcaatgctcttcgagtcgtcgtgtcaacctaccatttgaagttgaaattccccaccaaccaggggatcggagaggtccgaggagaccaagccctggccagacactgctacaacatagccttgcaaagaagcgaccaatctgacccctgcccagtcgatggattggatgctcgcgacgacctcactgaagagaaaggcggtccaattgaagatctggtaccgatccctttgaacgacgggaatgcggagcatgtgacGATGATCGGctcaacctgggggaagaggtgcgaatgcgtctcatcgattttctacgaaagaatgcggacgtcttcgcttgggttccggcggatatgccggggatcgacgcggaagtcatggagcactgtCTGgctgtcgatccaaagcatcgaccaatgaaagaaaaaatccgaggtcatgcaccagaaaggcagaaggcgatagctgagaaagtggacaaactccttaaggccggattcattagggaagtcaattatcttgattggatttccaacgttgtcctagtcaaaaaaataaacggcaagtggaggatgtgcatagacttcaaaaagctgaataaggcctgcccaaaggacagctacccccttcccagaatcgatcaactggtggatgcgacctcgggccatgagctcctcaccttcatggatgcattctccgactataatcaaatcaggatggcgccggaagacgaagaaaagatcgctttcattactaaccgtggcctttactgttacaggatcatgcctttcgatctcaaaaatgcaggcgcaacctaccagcggttggtgaacaaaatcttcaaggagcagatcggccgcaacatggaggtctacgtggacgacatgctcgtaaaaagtaaatttttcgtggaccatgtcgccgacctcgaggagaccttcgacgctctccgaaaatataaaatgaagctgaacccgactaaatacgctttcggagtaacctcgaaaAAGTTCCTggacttcatggtgtcggggcgcgggattgaagccaatccaaaaaatattcgcgccatccaggagatggccgctccaaagttgataaaagaggttcagtgtcTTGCAGGGAGAGTAGCggtcctgaatcgcttcgtcgcaaggtcggccgaacggtgcttacctttctttcaaaccctcaagcagccgaagaacttctgttggacccctgagtgccaacaggcgttcgaagaactaaggagctacctcggctcacccccgctgttggcaaagccagagcttggggaggaactatttttatacctggcggtctcttccatggctctcgcggctgtccttgtcaaagaagaagcgaaagtccaacggtcgatctactacgtcagtcgcacattgagagacgccgagatcaggtataccaaattagaaaaactgacttacgccttgttgattgcaacccggaggctccgaccctactttcaagggcacaccataacgctgctcactgaccaaccgatcaaggtgattttgcaccgggcggacgcctctgggaggatggcaaaatggacgatcgagctcacagaattcgacatcaactatcgacccaggccagcagtgaaggcccagatattggcagatttcatagtggagtgtactatctcagaggaggccgaacctgaacaaggtgaaattgacggcctgaagccccgaccgaactcccccaaagaagaagcagatccctctgattgcttttgggccctctacgtggacggatcttccaacatgtcaggcgcaggtgcgggtctgatcttgatcagtccgaagggaatcatcgcggagtatgctctgcgcttTGAGTTCTCCGCAACGAACAacagagcggaatatgaagctctgatcgcaggactgaggatcgccaaagagctgggaatagatcggctccgggtccacagcgactctcaactagtagtgggacaagtcaacgaaaattacgaagcgcgggaggacagcatggctaaatatcttgaaaaggtaaaggagctcgtctccgccttcagcagcttcaacatcagacagattccgaggttggaaaataccagggctgaccttctctccaagctggcaacgctggctccgatCGAATTGCCTGAAAGCATtttttttgaagttctaaagtgtccgagtacagaagaatcacagtccgtgatggaaattgaccacgagcccagctggatcgatccactgataacctatctcagagatggggttctcccccaggatacaaaagaggctcgaaagctcagaaatcaagcctcccgatacatcctttatgagggcaagttgtacaagagatcatactccttgccccttttgaaatgtctccggccttcagaagctaactacgccttgtgggaggtgcatgaaggaatctgcggaaaccatttgggggctagatctttatcccacaagttgctccgccaagggtattactggccgacaatgcatcatgattcgattgaatatgtcagaaagtgtgatcgatgccagagatatgccaatattcagagacagcccgccaccgagcttacacccttgagtgccccatggccttttgcgcaatgggggatggacatccttgacccctttcccatggcgtcggggcagaggaagttcctcctagtagcgatcgactacttcaccaaatgggttgaagccgaaccactagcaaaaatcacagaagcaaaagtgcaagatttcatttgaaagtcgatcgtatgcaggttcggtctgcccaggatcctaatcactgataatgggcgacaattcgtgggagcaagattcgtcgaattctgtgaagatctaaatatctcccataacttcacatcagtagcccatcctcaggcgaacggcgaagctgaggtgactaacagaatccttctgcaggggatcaagacaaggctcgaaaaggtgaaggaaacttgggcggacgaactttatcatgtgttgtgggcgtatcgaactactcgaAGActacccacaggggagaccccctttgctttagccttcgaaacggaggtcgtcatcccaattgagcttaaactcccgtcggcacgagtcgtggcattcgacgaacatcaaaattcacaaggtcttaaagccaacctcgacctgctggaagaaaggtgggaggtagctcaagttcgaatggcagcctacagacagaaagtcgctcgctattacaactcccggatcaagaacaaagtctttagagcaggagatctagtgcttcgacgagccgctgtctcgcaacctcaggatcgagggaagctcgccccaaactgggaaggcccgtatgaggtcaaagaagtagtccggcccggaacttattatctcaaggagctcggaggagcagacctcccgcgaccatggagctcgaaaaacttacggatgtactatcaataattttattttaattaaaagttgtatatctacatgtctcccctcttggcactatcttacatcgacagggcagtccaaaTAAACTGTATCAAAAGCAGGAGGGAAACTCCGTCtcgacaaagtcaaaggcccggttctctttagatcggatggggggagaggccctgcaacgctcatatgcgcccccacagccctgttagggacaggaggagaacctcgtcctaacttgagcaaagtcgaaggcccgattttttttagaccggatgggaggagaggccctgcaacgcccatatgcgcccccacagccctgttagggacaggaggagaacctcgtcctaacttgagcaaagtcaaaggcccgattctctttagaccggatggggggagaggccctgcaacgtccatatgcgcccccacagtcctgttagggacaggaggagaacctcgccctaacttgagcaaagtcgaaggcctggttctctagatcggatggggggagaggccctgcaacgcctatatgctctcccacagccctgttaggaacaggaggagaacctcgtcctaacttgagcaaagtcgaaggcctggttctctagaccggatggggagagaggtcctgcaacgcccatatgctcccccacagccctatcagggacaggaggagagcctcgccataactcgagcaaagtcgaaggcccgattctatttagactggaaggggggaagggcccagcaatgtCCATATGTACGCCTACAGCCATGttggagacaagaggaggacctcgtcctaaccagagctgaaacctgttacgacagaaatagggaaagaacctcgtcccgacatcaattaaagtctgatcgttcaagatcagaagagaaaaaggggggacctcccccagcggcccctttgcaataagacttcgtccagactcctacgggagccggactccgtccccgacttcgaccgtcggtaaactccgtccggactcccacgggggccgga
Protein-coding regions in this window:
- the LOC105039272 gene encoding large ribosomal subunit protein eL33w, with protein sequence MVKGRQGERVRLYVRGTILGYKRSKSNQYENTSLIQIEGVNTKEEVAWYCGKRMAYIYKAKTKSDGSRYRCIWGKVTRPHGNSGVVRAKFKSNLPPKSMGGKVRVFMYPSNI